The sequence TCGGGCGATTGCCCTCGAAGGTCACTTCCAGCAGGGTGCGGCCTTCCCCGCCGGGGCGACAGACGAGCGTCCCCGCGACGCGGTCGGCGCGGGGCTCGTGGTCGTGGCCGCCGAGGACGAGGTCCGCGTCGACCGCCCGCGCGAGGGCCGTGTCGTCGCCGCAGTGGGAGACGACGACCGTCCGGTCGACGCCGCGGTCGCGCAGCGCGTCGAGCGCGGTCCGGGCGGCCGGGATCGGGTCCGCGAACTCGACGGGGGCAGCCGCGGGGTTGATCGCGGCGGTCTCGGGGTGGGCGACGCCGACGAGTCCGACGCGTTCCCCGCCGGCCTCAACCACGGTCCAGGGTTCGACGCCCGCGTCCCGGCCGAACCGGGCGCCGTCGCGGGTCGCGTTCGCGCACAGCCAGGGCTGGGGTGAGTCGGCGACGACCGACAGGAGGGCGTCGAGCCCGTGGTCGAAGTCGTGGTTCCCGAACACCTCCGCGTCCGGGTCGACCCCGCGGAAGAAGTCGAGCGACTGCCGGCCGTCGGTCACGACCGAGAGGACGCCCGGGCCGGTGTCGTCCCCGCCGCCGCAGACGAGCGTCGCGTCGTCGCGCAGCTGGTCGACCAGCCCAGCGAGTCGGCCGATCCGCTCGGGGTCGTCGTAAGCCGCCTCGACGTCGGCGTAGTGGAGGACGCGCAGCGGCATCGTCGGTGTGTCGAAGCCCCTGTGCAAAACGGTTCGGGGGTCGACGGCCCGACCGCTACCGATCCGTCGCGTCGGCCTCGACCATCGCCGCGAAGCGGTCCAGCCCGGCTTCCAGCCGGTCGAGCCCGTTCGCGAAGCTCAGGCGGAGGTGTCCCTCGCCGCCGGCGCCGAACGCCGAGCCCGGCGCGGTCACGACGCCGCGGTCGGTGAGCAGCCGCTCGGCGATCTCGGTGTCGGTCCCGGACAGCGCGCTCACGTCGACGAACGCGTAGAACGCGCCCTCCGGCGGGGCGACCGAAACCGCCGGGATCCCGTCGATGCGGTCGAGGACGTACGCCCGCCGCTCGGCGAAGGCCTCGCGCATCTCGTCGACGGGCTCGCGCGGGCCGGTCAGCGCGCCGAGGGCGGCGTACTGGGCGGGCGTGTTGACGCAGGAGGTCGTACTCTCGCGGATCTTCGTCACCTGGCCGACCACGTCCCGGGGGCCGGCGAGCCAGCCGACTCGCCAGCCGGTCATCGCGTAGGCCTTCGAGACGGAGCCGACGGTGAGCACCCACGACTCGCGGTCGATGCGGTCGGCGACTGCCGCGGTCCGGGGCGGCCGCTCCGCGTAGGTCAACTGGCGATACACCTCGTCGGCGAGGACGAAGGCGTCGTGGTCGGCGGCCGCCCTGACGACGCGCTCGACCGCCGACTCCGGGAACACCCGTCCCGTCGGGTTCGACGGCGAGGTGAGGAGAACGACCGCGGTGTCGGGACCGATCGCGTCGACGATCCGTTCCGGGTCGGGCGCGAACCCCGCCCCGGCGGGCATCGGCACCTCGACGGGCGTGGC comes from Halosimplex halophilum and encodes:
- a CDS encoding pyridoxal phosphate-dependent aminotransferase, yielding MTERADTGPDSGPSRVSERARAVEPQGIREMFDLAAEQDGDLVHLEFGEPDFDTPDHVVAAAHEAATAGHTNYTANAGIGELRGAVADHLADDGGPRPDPGSGVVVTTGGVEALHLAIHAVVDPGDEVVVPTPAWPNPISQAKLADATPVEVPMPAGAGFAPDPERIVDAIGPDTAVVLLTSPSNPTGRVFPESAVERVVRAAADHDAFVLADEVYRQLTYAERPPRTAAVADRIDRESWVLTVGSVSKAYAMTGWRVGWLAGPRDVVGQVTKIRESTTSCVNTPAQYAALGALTGPREPVDEMREAFAERRAYVLDRIDGIPAVSVAPPEGAFYAFVDVSALSGTDTEIAERLLTDRGVVTAPGSAFGAGGEGHLRLSFANGLDRLEAGLDRFAAMVEADATDR